DNA sequence from the Thermodesulfobacteriota bacterium genome:
GCGCGGGAGGAGTGCATCCTGATCGGGGATCGCCTCGAGACCGATATCCGGATGGGAAAGGAAGCTGGCATCGCCACGGGCATCGTCCTCACCGGCGTCACCGACGAGAAGGCCCTCATGCGGTACAAACACACTCCCGAGCAACCCGACTTCGTCTTCGAGAGCATCGCCGATGTGGAGAATCTATTGATCGGGTGAGGCCTCCCTTCCTTTCAAGGCGTCTCGGTAAATCTGGACCGGGTGGAGCACCTTCAGGCCGGTGAGGTGACGGATCTGAAGGCGACACCCCTCACAATCGGTCAAAACGACCTCGGGGTGGAGACGCTCGATCGCCTCCTTTAAATCCCTCCCGATCTCCTGGGAGATGTCGTACTTTTCCTTTTTGAAGCCGAAGGTCCCGCCCAGGCCACAGCAGTCGGCCTCGACGTTTTCAATGTTGAGGCCCGGGATGAGTCTCAAAAGTTCAAGGGCCGGCAGGCCGATGCCGAGGG
Encoded proteins:
- a CDS encoding heterodisulfide reductase-related iron-sulfur binding cluster codes for the protein GSLNTHFKKLDLKAAYFAPCHLRSLGIGLPALELLRLIPGLNIENVEADCCGLGGTFGFKKEKYDISQEIGRDLKEAIERLHPEVVLTDCEGCRLQIRHLTGLKVLHPVQIYRDALKGREASPDQ